One window of the Thunnus albacares chromosome 3, fThuAlb1.1, whole genome shotgun sequence genome contains the following:
- the rcor3 gene encoding REST corepressor 3 isoform X2: MLVWSPYHNIVDSKLDEYIAIAKEKHGYNVEQALGMLFWHKHNIEKSLADLPNFTPFPDEWTVEDKVLFEQAFSFHGKSFHRIQQMLPDKSISSLVKYYYSWKKTRSRTSLMDRQARKLANRSNQGDSDEEMEEANPIEANDSDYDPNKETKKENQVEPVLPGSKVALGRREHQTLQHRHHQRSRCRPPKGMYLTQEDVVAVSCSASAANSLLRQLDMELVSLKRQVQNAKQMNSGLKHMLESGIEDFKLPECNQKVNARWTTDEQLLAVQGVRKYGKDFQAIADVIGNKTVGQVKNFFVNYRRRFNLEEVLQEWEAEQGTRAPSGDSATSGEEGKNSSTTPSGKSTDEEDEEGQVTSSGASPAASSSSSAQTPVTSSAASSSSLHQPPPLLRPSLPATPSLHRQPPPLQQQARFLQPRPTLQQPPPLIRPSNPLPPRLNPRPSAPMTLGGNPGVSGPSSAQQPSSLVVHQSETASSSSLH; the protein is encoded by the exons ATGCTGGTCTGGTCTCCGTATCACAACATCGTCGACTCTAAAT TGGACGAATACATCGCTATAGCCAAAGAGAAACACGGATACAACGTGGAGCAG gcgCTCGGCATGCTCTTctggcacaaacacaacatcGAGAAGTCTCTGGCCGACCTGCCGAACTTCACCCCGTTTCCAGACGAGTGGACGGTGGAGGACAAGGTTCTGTTCGAACAGGCCTTCAGCTTCCACGGGAAGAGCTTCCACCGGATCCAGCAGATG TTACCAGATAAATCCATCTCCAGTCTGGTGAAGTATTACTACTCCTGGAAGAAGACTCGCTCCAGAACGAGTCTGATGGACCGACAAGCTCGCAAACTGGCCAACAGAAGCAACCAGGGCGACAG TGacgaggagatggaggaggccAATCCGATCGAAGCAAACGACAGCGACTACGACCCCAACAAGGAAACCAAGAAAGAG AACCAGGTGGAACCGGTGCTGCCGGGCTCCAAGGTGGCTTTGGGTCGGCGGGAGCACCAGACGCTGCAGCACCGGCACCACCAGCGCTCCCGCTGCCGCCCGCCCAAAGGCATGTACCTGACCCAGGAGGACGTGGTGGCCGTCTCCTGCAGCGCCTCCGCCGCCAACAGCCTCCTCCGCCAGCTCGACATGGAGCTGGTGTCCCTCAAGAGACAG GTCCAGAACGCCAAACAGATGAACAGCGGACTGAAACACATGTTGGAGTCTGGCATCGAGGATTTCAAGCTGCCGGAG tgcaaCCAGAAGGTGAACGCTCGCTGGACCACGGACGAGCAGCTGCTGGCAGTTCAAG GTGTCAGGAAATACGGGAAAGACTTCCAGGCCATCGCTGACGTCATCGGTAACAAGACGGTGGGCCAGGTGAAGAACTTCTTTGTAAACTACCGGCGGCGGTTCAACCTGGAGGAGGTGCTGCAGGAGTGGGAGGCCGAGCAGGGAACACGAGCTCCCAGCGGAGACAGCGCCACCTCTGGAGAGGAAGGGAAGAACAGCTCCACCACTCCGTCAGGGAAGAGCACCGACGAAGAGGACGAAGAG ggTCAGGTGACCTCCTCAGGTGCGTCTCCTGCtgcctcctcgtcctcctcagCTCAGACTCCAGTGACGTCCAgcgccgcctcctcctcctccctccaccaGCCCCCTCCTCTCCTGCGGCCCTCCTTGCCGGCCACGCCCTCCCTGCACCGCCAGCCGCCACCCCTCCAACAGCAGGCCCGCTTCCTGCAGCCCCGCCCCACCCTGCAGCAGCCCCCACCTCTCATCCGCCCCTccaaccccctccccccacGCCTCAACCCCCGCCCTTCGGCTCCCATGACCCTCGGCGGCAACCCGGGGGTTTCGGGCCCAAGCTCCGCCCAGCAACCCTCTAGCCTGGTCGTCCACCAATCAGAGACGGCCTCGTCTTCCTCCCTCCACTAA